Proteins encoded in a region of the Corynebacterium breve genome:
- the ybaK gene encoding Cys-tRNA(Pro) deacylase, translating into MAKKHHRAATPALTLLERAGIAHSVATFEAGSDHFGDHAAESLGVDRDRVFKTLVIDLTAGKGAKRRLAVCMIPVSHQLSLKKAATTFGVPKVTMALADDASKSSGYIPGGISPLGQKNVLPTAIDETAVLFDTIMFSGGRRGLDIEMCAADLPRVIDLVFGDLIAD; encoded by the coding sequence ATGGCCAAGAAGCACCACCGCGCAGCAACACCGGCACTCACGCTGTTGGAACGTGCCGGCATCGCGCACTCAGTGGCAACGTTCGAGGCCGGCTCCGACCATTTTGGAGACCACGCCGCTGAGTCGCTGGGTGTAGATCGCGATCGTGTTTTCAAAACCCTTGTCATCGACCTCACCGCCGGTAAAGGCGCTAAACGACGACTCGCCGTGTGCATGATTCCTGTGAGTCACCAGCTCAGCCTGAAGAAGGCGGCCACAACGTTCGGCGTGCCAAAAGTCACCATGGCGCTTGCCGACGACGCGTCCAAGTCATCAGGCTACATCCCCGGCGGGATCTCGCCACTGGGTCAAAAGAACGTTCTTCCCACTGCAATCGATGAGACCGCAGTGCTTTTCGACACCATCATGTTCTCGGGAGGTCGACGCGGGCTGGATATCGAGATGTGCGCCGCGGATCTCCCCCGAGTGATTGACCTAGTGTTTGGGGACTTGATCGCGGACTAG
- a CDS encoding sigma-70 family RNA polymerase sigma factor yields MAGASFEEQAMPLLDQLYGGALRMTRNPQDAEDLVQETYLKAYNAFGSYKQGTNLKAWMYRIMTNTYINTYRKKKRRPVETSADEMTDSQLYTTSSHDSTGLVSAEVEALKNIPNQQITDALNSLSDDYRLVVYLADVEGMAYKEIAEIMDTPLGTVMSRLHRGRKQLRGLLKDVAAEKGIGLDHPDMKEGTEQ; encoded by the coding sequence ATGGCGGGCGCGAGCTTTGAAGAGCAGGCCATGCCATTGCTGGATCAGCTGTACGGCGGTGCGCTGCGCATGACTCGCAATCCGCAGGACGCTGAGGACTTGGTGCAGGAAACGTATCTGAAGGCGTATAACGCTTTCGGCTCGTACAAGCAGGGCACCAACTTGAAGGCGTGGATGTATCGCATCATGACGAACACGTACATCAATACGTATCGCAAGAAGAAGCGCCGTCCAGTGGAGACTTCGGCCGATGAGATGACTGACTCACAGCTGTACACCACGAGCTCGCACGATTCGACTGGCCTTGTTTCCGCCGAGGTCGAAGCGCTGAAAAACATCCCGAACCAGCAGATCACAGACGCGCTAAATTCGCTTTCCGACGATTACCGCTTGGTGGTGTACCTCGCCGATGTCGAGGGCATGGCGTACAAGGAAATCGCCGAAATCATGGATACGCCCCTGGGAACGGTGATGAGTCGCCTCCACCGGGGAAGAAAACAGCTGCGTGGATTGTTGAAAGACGTAGCAGCCGAAAAAGGCATCGGATTGGATCACCCGGATATGAAGGAAGGAACCGAGCAATGA
- the rsrA gene encoding mycothiol system anti-sigma-R factor — MNCSDIQALLCELLDDDTSEARAAEIHEQVAACPHCVSRLQSEREVRAIVRHCCSQEQAPEALRQRIVQRISIRYTETRYR, encoded by the coding sequence ATGAACTGCAGCGATATTCAAGCCCTTCTTTGTGAGCTTCTCGACGACGACACGTCCGAGGCTCGCGCCGCCGAGATCCACGAGCAGGTGGCGGCGTGTCCGCATTGTGTGAGCCGTTTGCAGTCCGAGCGCGAGGTGCGCGCGATCGTGCGCCACTGTTGCTCACAGGAGCAGGCGCCGGAGGCATTACGTCAGCGGATTGTGCAGCGGATCTCAATTCGCTACACGGAGACTCGCTACCGGTAG
- a CDS encoding 50S ribosomal protein bL37, with amino-acid sequence MSKRGRKRKDRRKKGANHGKRPNA; translated from the coding sequence ATGTCTAAGCGTGGTCGTAAGCGTAAGGATCGCCGTAAGAAGGGTGCAAACCACGGCAAGCGTCCTAACGCGTAA
- a CDS encoding WhiB family transcriptional regulator, protein MDWRHEAICRDEDPELFFPVGNSGPALSQIAQAKLVCNRCPVTSMCLKWALETGQDAGVWGGMSEEERRALKRRNKARGRGRARVTA, encoded by the coding sequence ATGGATTGGCGCCACGAAGCTATTTGCCGAGACGAAGACCCAGAGCTGTTCTTCCCGGTCGGAAACTCCGGCCCTGCACTGTCCCAGATCGCACAGGCCAAGCTGGTCTGCAACCGCTGCCCAGTAACCTCCATGTGCCTGAAGTGGGCACTCGAAACCGGCCAGGACGCAGGCGTCTGGGGCGGCATGTCTGAAGAAGAGCGTCGCGCACTCAAGCGCCGCAACAAGGCACGCGGTCGCGGTCGCGCACGCGTCACCGCATAA
- a CDS encoding Rv3212 family protein: MTLIDDHSARKPLQRSKKDLIALAVISVLAISLFAIAFFSAPIRSAELTSSDKDHADYGQLAVVPTELTEITRIDDASPALKPVMVEGMIAAYADDTLTAYTPQGDIAWTYKRSDAELCSLSGAWGKFVATYKTHLGCGDVIAIDASSGKYAGTRSAPAPEQVVNISSNDRIGTVSDKRVEIWRSDLVRTVEYGEVEAPQESDMQPNRDCTITSALTRTELLAVTEKCSDETWLRMQDTTPEDSRKPEVTANAKISDNSVLVAVGQEVAAIYLPESTEIVGIDKAGEEVSRSAVQPIEATEGLFEPAVADLPNHMSFFDGSRLLLLNPANMAVNTIYEGALGTGIAIDGKLLFPVINGIAVADWKTQAIENTIPVDRGSYDGPVSLANAGDAIVEKRGDELVFLGN; encoded by the coding sequence ATGACGCTTATCGACGACCACTCGGCCCGTAAACCACTGCAGCGCAGCAAGAAAGACCTAATCGCGTTGGCTGTGATCTCCGTTCTGGCGATCTCGTTATTCGCAATTGCTTTCTTCTCCGCGCCGATTCGCTCTGCTGAGTTGACTTCCTCCGACAAAGACCATGCCGACTATGGACAGCTGGCAGTCGTCCCAACGGAGCTCACCGAGATCACGCGTATCGACGACGCCTCCCCCGCTCTCAAACCAGTCATGGTCGAAGGGATGATCGCCGCATACGCCGACGACACGCTCACCGCGTACACACCGCAAGGCGATATAGCGTGGACGTACAAGCGTTCCGATGCCGAGTTGTGCTCTCTCTCCGGCGCCTGGGGCAAATTCGTGGCCACGTACAAAACCCACCTCGGCTGCGGCGATGTCATCGCGATCGATGCATCCTCCGGCAAGTACGCCGGCACTCGCTCCGCACCCGCACCTGAACAGGTGGTCAACATTTCATCCAACGACCGCATCGGCACCGTATCCGACAAACGCGTCGAGATTTGGCGCTCCGATCTGGTGCGCACCGTGGAGTACGGCGAAGTTGAGGCCCCGCAAGAATCCGACATGCAGCCCAATCGCGACTGCACGATCACCTCGGCGCTGACTCGCACCGAATTGCTCGCTGTGACAGAAAAGTGTTCTGACGAAACGTGGCTGCGTATGCAAGACACCACTCCGGAGGACTCCCGTAAACCCGAGGTCACTGCAAACGCAAAGATCTCAGACAACTCCGTGTTAGTTGCGGTAGGTCAAGAAGTTGCGGCCATCTACCTGCCGGAGTCCACTGAAATTGTGGGCATCGACAAGGCAGGTGAAGAAGTCTCCCGCTCCGCCGTACAGCCGATCGAGGCCACGGAGGGACTGTTCGAACCGGCTGTCGCCGACCTGCCGAATCACATGTCCTTCTTCGACGGCTCGCGCTTGCTCCTACTTAACCCCGCAAATATGGCCGTCAACACAATCTACGAGGGCGCGCTCGGCACCGGCATCGCTATCGACGGCAAGCTCCTATTCCCCGTGATCAACGGAATCGCAGTTGCCGACTGGAAGACCCAAGCCATCGAGAACACCATCCCCGTCGATCGCGGCAGCTACGACGGCCCTGTCTCGCTTGCCAATGCGGGCGATGCGATCGTCGAAAAGCGTGGCGACGAGCTGGTATTCCTCGGCAACTAA
- a CDS encoding DEAD/DEAH box helicase, whose amino-acid sequence MSSDATDHKPSTPSFAELGVAVEITDALAAQGITHTFSIQELTLPLALDGTDLIGQARTGMGKTLAFGVPLLDRVFDDADVAELDGTPRALVVVPTRELAVQVGEDLNRAAQNLPVRVFTIYGGRPYDEQIQALDEGVDVVVGTPGRLLDLYNRDALQLDKVAVLVLDEADEMLDLGFLPDIERIWEALTHKHQTMLFSATMPGPILTLARSFMNKPVHIRAEAADAGATHATTKQVIFQAHRMDKPEVTARILQCEGRGRTIIFTRTKRTAADVSADLAKRGFAVGSVHGDLGQEARERSLEAFRDGTIEILVATDVAARGIDVDDVTHVINYQTPDDPMTYVHRIGRTGRAGHSGTAVTLVGYDEMHKWAMINSELGLDQPDPPVWFSTSPELFEALDIPEDAESVVGKPRKVVGARAPRGRSRGRI is encoded by the coding sequence GTGTCTTCCGATGCAACTGACCATAAACCCAGCACACCGTCTTTCGCCGAGCTCGGCGTGGCCGTGGAAATCACGGATGCGCTTGCTGCCCAAGGCATTACTCATACCTTCTCCATCCAGGAACTGACGCTACCGCTCGCCCTTGATGGAACCGACCTGATCGGTCAGGCTCGCACGGGTATGGGAAAGACTCTCGCATTCGGTGTTCCACTGCTTGATCGCGTTTTCGACGATGCCGATGTCGCAGAGCTGGACGGCACACCACGCGCCCTCGTCGTAGTTCCTACTCGTGAGCTTGCAGTTCAGGTGGGTGAGGATCTCAACCGCGCTGCACAGAATCTGCCGGTGCGAGTCTTCACCATCTACGGTGGCCGCCCGTACGATGAACAGATCCAGGCCCTCGACGAGGGGGTTGATGTAGTCGTCGGCACGCCGGGTCGCTTGCTTGACCTCTACAATCGCGACGCGCTGCAGCTGGATAAGGTGGCAGTCTTGGTCCTCGATGAGGCCGACGAGATGCTCGACCTCGGTTTCCTGCCCGACATCGAAAGGATTTGGGAGGCGTTGACTCACAAGCACCAGACGATGCTGTTCTCCGCCACCATGCCAGGCCCGATTCTGACCTTGGCGCGGTCGTTTATGAATAAGCCCGTTCACATCCGCGCTGAGGCTGCAGATGCCGGTGCTACCCACGCCACAACAAAGCAAGTCATTTTCCAGGCTCACCGCATGGATAAGCCTGAGGTCACCGCGCGGATTCTGCAATGTGAAGGTCGCGGTCGCACCATCATTTTCACCCGCACAAAGCGCACGGCCGCGGACGTCTCCGCGGACCTGGCCAAGCGTGGTTTCGCAGTCGGCTCCGTCCACGGCGACTTGGGCCAAGAAGCCCGCGAACGTTCTCTCGAAGCCTTCCGCGACGGCACCATCGAGATCTTGGTGGCTACCGACGTTGCGGCTCGTGGCATTGACGTAGACGACGTCACTCATGTAATCAACTACCAAACTCCCGATGACCCGATGACCTACGTACACCGCATTGGCCGCACTGGCCGCGCAGGTCACTCCGGTACCGCTGTCACTCTCGTCGGATATGACGAAATGCACAAGTGGGCCATGATCAATTCCGAGCTTGGCTTAGACCAGCCCGATCCGCCAGTTTGGTTCTCCACATCGCCCGAGCTCTTTGAAGCTTTGGACATTCCCGAGGATGCGGAGTCTGTCGTCGGCAAGCCACGAAAAGTTGTAGGTGCACGCGCACCTCGCGGACGATCCAGGGGACGCATTTAA
- a CDS encoding DUF3107 domain-containing protein has product MDIKIGLAESARELVISSTASQDDVVGQINQAIESGAATVTLEDDKGRKYVIRTERISYVEVGSTAPRAVGFAG; this is encoded by the coding sequence ATGGATATCAAGATTGGACTTGCAGAAAGCGCCCGTGAACTGGTCATTTCCAGCACTGCATCCCAGGATGACGTCGTTGGCCAGATCAATCAGGCGATCGAGTCCGGTGCAGCGACCGTGACTCTGGAAGACGATAAAGGTCGCAAGTACGTCATCCGCACCGAGCGAATTTCTTATGTCGAGGTCGGCTCCACAGCTCCGCGTGCAGTGGGCTTTGCAGGTTAA
- a CDS encoding DUF3152 domain-containing protein — translation MTQHHGTEPYESERPQRKDSAFVRFARDYGWRAYAIPVLAVITIFLIFDVLRSPDEPALSTDQAARETQVSASEDQPAEQESKGPGPDPAQSPLSALAIEDLPPGSPYSEKGDGTYRVVGKPGMSAGEGEESTMTFVVEIENGVDTSAYGGDDAFASMVDATLSDPRGWTNDSRFKFEHVGPDDDPEMRIQLTSVETTKELCGANLGMETSCRTTLGGGNTVVVNEARWVRGAVPFQGDLGSYRQYLLNHEVGHGLGYAAHVPCGDDGELAPIMMQQTLSLNNSELFSIDPTEVYPDDQKTCRANPWPYPRPNAQ, via the coding sequence ATGACACAGCATCACGGCACTGAACCGTACGAAAGCGAGAGGCCACAGCGAAAGGACTCCGCTTTTGTTCGCTTCGCTAGGGACTACGGGTGGCGGGCCTACGCCATCCCAGTACTTGCCGTGATAACTATTTTCCTTATTTTTGACGTTCTACGCAGTCCAGACGAGCCCGCGCTCAGTACAGATCAGGCTGCCCGTGAAACGCAAGTCAGCGCTTCTGAAGACCAGCCTGCGGAGCAGGAATCTAAGGGACCAGGCCCCGATCCAGCGCAGTCTCCACTGAGCGCTCTGGCGATCGAGGACCTACCCCCGGGAAGTCCTTACTCTGAGAAGGGTGATGGCACCTATCGGGTCGTCGGAAAGCCCGGCATGAGTGCAGGTGAGGGCGAAGAATCCACGATGACTTTCGTCGTTGAGATCGAAAATGGCGTGGATACTTCCGCATATGGTGGAGACGATGCCTTCGCGTCGATGGTTGATGCCACCCTGTCCGACCCGCGCGGTTGGACCAACGACTCACGCTTCAAGTTTGAGCACGTCGGTCCCGACGACGACCCAGAGATGCGCATCCAGCTCACGAGCGTGGAGACCACCAAAGAGTTGTGCGGGGCGAATCTAGGCATGGAAACCAGCTGTCGGACCACTCTAGGCGGCGGGAACACCGTGGTTGTCAACGAGGCACGCTGGGTACGCGGTGCTGTGCCATTCCAGGGTGACTTAGGCAGCTACCGGCAATACTTGCTCAACCACGAGGTGGGGCACGGCTTGGGGTATGCGGCACACGTTCCGTGTGGTGACGATGGAGAGCTGGCTCCGATCATGATGCAGCAAACTCTCAGTCTGAATAACTCTGAGCTGTTTTCGATCGATCCGACTGAGGTGTACCCGGACGATCAAAAGACTTGTCGTGCGAACCCGTGGCCGTACCCGCGACCAAATGCGCAGTAG
- a CDS encoding ATP-dependent DNA helicase yields the protein MPNVPEIQLPPNPTTYLVPRVRSVDEREWDFELPTKGLWKVTGEAGSGVSSFLIDTVMHALRSGADPDGILVVTTSKESGARLRRELSDRVANSGFVANEPLVRSVHSLAFALLRQGSDKQIRLISGAEQDAVIRDLLRGNAEFGTGSWPAELRPALTFVGFARQLRDFLLRVVERRMTPETLRELGRLHQRPMWSAAGDFLDEYNQVMKLWGTDSYSASELVAQVLQAPFTSQWHTVLVDDAQHLDPASAELVARLLETADLGVVGGDAEQSVFHFRGGSPKFFAELQAPTIHLGSTRRIPTREVIEVSSATAHNATIADRVRRAHLEDEVPWRDIAVVVRSSGMIEPVRRTLLAAGVPVSLNPTDVVLSEQRIVAAMVLGLRALIEDLTVSEWRDLLLGPVGGADPVTLRRLLRGLRRFDPATRAEVTLQKVIDPRRPLPEFGAMLTQREIDILLRIRSVLEAGQTSVAAEASVEEILWAVWNATGLSQRLMAVALRGGATGSQADRDLDAMMTLFDAAGDFAERRESAGLEAFISHINDQELPTGVRDRRTATPDAVALLTAHGVAGREFSHVLVAGVQEGSWPSLGETGSLFGQEDVIDLLDSGVDPNVPVSHSADRLKEERRLFHVATTRATSACLVTTINAPEDAEPQDPSRFVDEFRKRFGLQAQKAETDETDMTDLNETGVRVLAHDHLVAELRRVLINPELTEETRRQASRQLARLVEAGVPGVHPDEWATTTTPSSELPLPARKALSPSRIEALLACPLRAVLEETIEQTGTIQMIRGSLVHAYFEAIGNGADEDMARRATLEAYLEIRDVPRWKEAQDLESFERILDRTSAWLTNTRSAFETVGSEVEVNVAVTKDLTIRGRIDRLEKDGDGAAVIIDLKTGKYAPTADQTRDNPQLTAYQLALSHGVLDGDRVVTAPPGDSPLSCGGAALVYPAVDSSSITTREQVAKTAEELQDFADLITPLTNEMQGPHLTARTGDHCTFCQVRHICPVQPEGKDITRG from the coding sequence ATGCCTAATGTGCCTGAGATTCAACTCCCGCCAAACCCCACCACGTACCTTGTTCCGCGGGTGCGGTCCGTAGATGAGCGCGAGTGGGATTTCGAGCTGCCGACCAAGGGATTGTGGAAAGTCACTGGTGAGGCTGGCTCAGGTGTGTCCAGTTTCCTTATCGATACTGTGATGCATGCTTTGCGCAGCGGCGCCGATCCAGATGGAATTCTCGTAGTAACAACCTCGAAGGAGTCTGGTGCTCGCTTGCGCCGCGAGCTTTCGGATCGTGTGGCCAATTCAGGGTTCGTAGCCAATGAACCGTTGGTGCGTTCGGTGCACTCATTGGCTTTCGCGCTGCTCAGACAGGGCAGCGATAAGCAGATTCGGCTAATTTCTGGCGCTGAACAAGATGCGGTTATTCGTGATCTGCTCCGCGGAAACGCTGAGTTTGGCACTGGTTCTTGGCCAGCCGAGCTTCGCCCAGCTTTGACATTTGTCGGATTCGCCCGGCAGCTGCGCGACTTCCTGCTGCGTGTGGTGGAACGACGCATGACTCCTGAGACTCTTCGGGAGCTTGGTCGGCTCCATCAACGCCCGATGTGGTCGGCCGCCGGAGATTTTCTCGATGAGTACAACCAAGTCATGAAGCTCTGGGGCACAGACAGTTACTCGGCGTCGGAATTAGTGGCGCAGGTGCTGCAAGCACCGTTCACGTCGCAATGGCACACGGTGCTTGTCGACGATGCGCAGCACCTCGACCCCGCCTCAGCCGAGCTGGTTGCGCGATTGCTGGAAACCGCTGACTTGGGAGTAGTCGGCGGGGACGCGGAGCAGTCGGTCTTCCACTTCCGTGGTGGATCGCCGAAGTTTTTTGCCGAGTTGCAGGCACCGACAATCCATCTTGGCAGCACGCGACGGATTCCGACCCGCGAGGTAATCGAGGTGTCATCAGCAACTGCCCACAACGCCACGATCGCGGACCGCGTGCGTCGTGCCCATCTAGAAGACGAGGTGCCGTGGCGCGATATTGCTGTAGTTGTTCGCTCCTCCGGGATGATCGAGCCAGTGCGGCGCACCTTGTTGGCCGCGGGAGTCCCGGTTTCGTTGAACCCAACTGATGTGGTGTTGAGCGAGCAGCGCATTGTCGCAGCGATGGTATTGGGCCTTCGAGCCCTTATCGAAGACCTCACCGTGTCTGAGTGGCGTGACCTACTCTTAGGCCCAGTAGGCGGAGCCGATCCGGTGACGTTGCGACGCCTCTTGCGTGGGCTGCGGCGTTTCGATCCAGCTACGCGAGCAGAGGTCACCTTACAAAAGGTCATCGATCCACGTCGACCACTGCCGGAATTTGGTGCAATGTTGACGCAACGTGAGATCGATATTTTGCTGCGGATCCGCTCCGTTCTCGAGGCTGGGCAAACTTCCGTTGCAGCAGAAGCGAGCGTGGAGGAGATCCTTTGGGCCGTGTGGAATGCGACCGGCCTGTCTCAGCGCCTCATGGCCGTCGCGTTGCGCGGTGGGGCTACGGGCTCCCAAGCAGATCGTGATCTTGACGCGATGATGACGCTGTTCGATGCTGCTGGCGACTTCGCCGAACGCAGGGAAAGCGCGGGCCTTGAGGCATTTATCTCCCATATCAACGACCAAGAGCTCCCAACAGGCGTGCGCGATCGTCGCACTGCAACTCCGGATGCAGTGGCGCTGCTCACCGCGCATGGTGTCGCCGGGCGTGAATTTTCCCACGTCCTAGTAGCAGGTGTGCAGGAAGGATCCTGGCCGAGTTTGGGGGAAACCGGTTCCTTATTCGGGCAGGAGGATGTGATTGACCTGCTGGATTCTGGGGTGGACCCTAATGTCCCGGTGTCTCACAGCGCGGACCGATTGAAAGAGGAACGCAGGTTGTTTCACGTCGCGACGACGCGGGCGACTTCGGCGTGCCTAGTGACAACAATCAACGCACCCGAGGATGCAGAACCGCAAGACCCGTCGCGGTTTGTCGACGAATTCCGCAAGCGCTTTGGGCTGCAGGCGCAGAAGGCGGAGACCGACGAAACGGACATGACAGATCTTAATGAAACTGGAGTGCGCGTCTTGGCCCATGACCACCTCGTTGCCGAGCTGCGTCGCGTACTGATCAATCCAGAGTTAACTGAAGAGACGAGGCGCCAGGCTTCTCGCCAATTAGCGCGACTCGTGGAAGCAGGGGTTCCCGGCGTTCACCCCGACGAGTGGGCGACCACGACCACTCCGAGTAGTGAGCTGCCACTGCCAGCCAGGAAGGCACTATCCCCATCGCGCATTGAAGCACTCCTTGCGTGTCCACTACGGGCCGTTTTAGAAGAAACTATTGAGCAGACCGGAACCATCCAGATGATCCGTGGCTCGTTGGTGCATGCCTATTTTGAGGCCATCGGAAACGGAGCGGACGAAGACATGGCACGGCGCGCGACTTTGGAGGCTTACCTGGAGATTCGCGATGTACCGCGATGGAAGGAAGCCCAGGATCTTGAAAGCTTTGAGCGCATCTTAGACCGGACAAGTGCGTGGCTGACGAATACTCGCTCAGCGTTTGAGACCGTAGGGAGCGAAGTGGAGGTCAATGTTGCGGTGACCAAGGACTTAACAATCCGAGGCCGCATCGACCGCCTTGAAAAAGACGGCGATGGGGCAGCAGTAATTATCGACCTCAAGACAGGGAAGTACGCCCCAACCGCGGACCAAACTCGCGATAACCCGCAGCTCACTGCATATCAGCTAGCGCTGTCACATGGAGTGCTCGACGGTGATCGAGTAGTTACCGCGCCACCGGGGGATTCGCCGTTATCTTGTGGAGGGGCCGCGCTGGTCTACCCAGCCGTTGATTCGTCGTCCATCACCACACGCGAGCAAGTTGCGAAAACTGCCGAAGAACTCCAAGACTTCGCAGATCTAATTACTCCGTTGACCAACGAGATGCAAGGGCCGCATCTTACCGCCCGCACCGGGGACCACTGCACTTTCTGCCAAGTGCGCCACATCTGCCCCGTACAGCCCGAAGGAAAGGACATCACCCGTGGCTAA